A single window of uncultured Tolumonas sp. DNA harbors:
- the iscR gene encoding Fe-S cluster assembly transcriptional regulator IscR, which translates to MRLTSKGRYAVTAMLDVALHAELGPVPLADISERQGISLSYLEQLFARLRKNGLVSSVRGPGGGYRLGADADKIAVGKIIAAVNESVDATRCHGETGCQGGVQCLTHSLWRDLSARISDFLDEITLGELVRQAEVKRVSEQQNKHQNSAQSQRKPMMSADSIIESLME; encoded by the coding sequence ATGAGACTGACTTCTAAAGGACGCTATGCGGTAACAGCGATGCTGGATGTTGCCTTACATGCTGAGCTGGGGCCGGTACCACTGGCGGATATTTCAGAGCGGCAGGGTATTTCACTTTCCTATCTGGAACAGTTGTTTGCCCGTCTGCGTAAGAATGGTTTGGTATCCAGTGTGCGTGGTCCGGGCGGTGGTTATCGTCTTGGTGCCGATGCAGATAAAATTGCGGTCGGTAAAATCATTGCAGCGGTAAATGAATCGGTAGATGCTACCCGTTGTCATGGTGAAACAGGCTGTCAGGGTGGTGTTCAGTGTCTGACTCATTCATTATGGCGTGATCTCAGTGCACGTATCAGCGATTTCCTGGATGAAATCACCTTGGGTGAACTCGTTCGTCAGGCTGAAGTAAAGCGTGTTTCCGAACAACAGAATAAACATCAGAACTCTGCTCAATCACAACGTAAACCGATGATGAGCGCAGATTCAATTATTGAAAGTTTAATGGAGTAA
- the hscA gene encoding Fe-S protein assembly chaperone HscA, translating into MALLHIAEPGLSAAPHQQKWAVGIDLGTTNSLVAVVRSGVAETLADASGRDILPSVVRYLPDALQIGTEAKEAAAEDPLNTIQSVKRLMGKALADVTQTNLPYQFTGGDNGLVHIHTCQGDINPVQVSAEILKALQLRATQALESELDGVVITVPAYFNDAQRQATKDAARLAGMHVLRLLNEPTAAAVAYGLDSGQEGVIAVYDLGGGTFDISILRLHQGVFEVMATGGDSALGGDDFDHLLADWIAEQANLTAPFTPQVQRQLLDLACDVKQQLSSDDSVAVQFAQWTGHISRAQFEELITPLVKRTLMSCRRALKDADITADEVLEVVMVGGSTRVPLVRQLVGDFFGRTPLTSIDPDKVVAIGAAIQADILVGNKPESEMLLLDVIPLSLGLETMGGLVEKIIPRNTTIPVARAQDFTTFKDGQTAMMIHVLQGERELVSDCRSLARFTLRDIPPLAAGAAHIRVTFQVDADGLLSVSAMEKSTGVQAAIEVKPSYGLQEDDMLRMLRESMEFAEKDIQTRMLVEQKVEADRVLESLRQALRKDADALLSADELAAIDAAVQNLVNVQQGSDPDAIKVAITALDETTSEFAARRMDASIRQALQGHKIDEVN; encoded by the coding sequence ATGGCTTTATTGCACATTGCAGAACCCGGGCTGAGTGCAGCTCCGCATCAGCAAAAATGGGCGGTCGGCATCGATCTGGGAACAACCAACTCATTGGTCGCAGTCGTTCGTAGTGGCGTCGCAGAAACACTGGCTGATGCATCAGGAAGGGATATTCTGCCATCAGTTGTTCGCTATTTACCGGATGCATTACAGATCGGTACTGAAGCGAAAGAAGCTGCCGCAGAAGACCCGCTGAATACTATCCAGTCTGTTAAACGTCTGATGGGAAAAGCATTGGCTGATGTCACTCAGACCAACCTGCCATATCAATTTACCGGTGGCGATAACGGCTTAGTTCATATTCACACCTGTCAGGGCGACATCAATCCAGTTCAGGTTTCGGCTGAAATTCTGAAAGCATTACAGTTGCGTGCCACGCAAGCGCTGGAATCTGAGCTTGATGGCGTGGTGATCACGGTGCCTGCCTATTTTAATGATGCACAACGTCAGGCCACTAAAGATGCCGCACGTCTTGCTGGCATGCATGTGCTGCGATTATTGAATGAACCGACTGCCGCTGCTGTGGCTTATGGTCTGGATTCTGGTCAGGAAGGTGTGATTGCCGTTTATGACTTGGGTGGTGGCACATTTGATATTTCGATTTTGCGCTTACATCAGGGCGTATTTGAAGTGATGGCAACGGGCGGTGACTCTGCACTCGGTGGCGATGATTTTGATCATCTGTTGGCTGATTGGATTGCAGAGCAAGCTAATTTAACCGCACCGTTTACGCCACAAGTGCAACGTCAGCTGCTTGATTTAGCCTGTGATGTGAAACAACAACTGAGTAGTGACGATTCTGTGGCCGTTCAATTTGCACAATGGACTGGTCACATTAGTCGTGCTCAGTTTGAAGAACTCATCACGCCGCTGGTGAAACGTACATTGATGTCTTGCCGTCGCGCATTAAAAGATGCTGATATTACGGCAGACGAAGTGCTGGAAGTGGTCATGGTCGGTGGTTCGACCCGCGTTCCTTTAGTGCGTCAATTGGTCGGTGATTTCTTTGGTCGTACCCCATTAACCAGCATTGACCCAGATAAAGTGGTTGCGATTGGCGCAGCAATTCAAGCTGACATTCTGGTTGGTAATAAGCCTGAATCAGAAATGCTGCTGTTGGATGTTATTCCGCTGTCGTTGGGTCTTGAGACCATGGGTGGTTTGGTTGAAAAGATCATTCCGCGCAACACCACTATTCCGGTTGCGCGTGCGCAGGATTTCACCACCTTCAAAGATGGTCAAACAGCCATGATGATCCATGTGCTGCAAGGTGAACGTGAACTGGTCAGTGATTGTCGTTCGTTAGCGCGCTTTACATTACGTGATATTCCGCCATTAGCGGCAGGGGCGGCGCATATTCGCGTGACCTTCCAGGTCGATGCTGACGGTTTACTCTCTGTGAGTGCGATGGAAAAAAGCACCGGTGTGCAGGCTGCCATCGAAGTGAAACCTTCCTATGGTCTGCAGGAAGATGACATGCTGCGCATGCTGCGTGAATCGATGGAATTTGCCGAAAAAGACATTCAGACACGCATGCTGGTGGAGCAAAAAGTTGAAGCCGATCGTGTGCTGGAAAGCTTACGTCAGGCGTTGCGCAAAGACGCTGATGCACTGCTCTCTGCAGACGAATTAGCCGCTATCGATGCGGCGGTACAAAATCTAGTAAATGTTCAGCAAGGTAGTGATCCGGATGCGATCAAAGTCGCTATCACTGCGCTGGATGAAACAACCAGTGAATTTGCGGCCCGACGTATGGATGCATCAATCCGTCAGGCATTGCAGGGACACAAGATTGACGAGGTGAACTGA
- the fdx gene encoding ISC system 2Fe-2S type ferredoxin gives MPKIVFLPHEKLCPDGMVVDAAEGETILDVALANGINIEHACEKSCACTTCHCIVREGFDSLEPSDELEDDMLDKAWGLEPDSRLSCQARVADEDLTVEIPKYTINLASEQH, from the coding sequence ATGCCGAAAATCGTATTTTTACCCCATGAAAAACTGTGTCCGGATGGCATGGTCGTTGATGCCGCAGAAGGCGAGACTATTCTGGATGTCGCGTTAGCCAATGGGATCAACATTGAACATGCGTGTGAGAAATCCTGCGCTTGTACCACTTGCCACTGTATCGTGCGTGAAGGTTTTGACTCGCTCGAGCCGAGCGATGAGTTGGAAGATGACATGCTGGATAAAGCCTGGGGTCTGGAGCCGGATTCACGTTTGAGCTGCCAGGCTCGCGTGGCTGACGAAGATTTGACGGTAGAAATTCCAAAATACACGATCAATCTGGCGTCTGAACAACACTAA
- the hscB gene encoding co-chaperone HscB: MNYFELFQIPISLNLDTAQLAVRYRELQRQFHPDNVAAQADAIKLEAMQQSVEINSAYNTLKLPLARAEYILVLQGIDLRHEQQTVKDTAFLMEQLEWREELDDLQHQPDEAAITGFLVRVKQYYQRYFLSLEQQIAAAQYYEAAETLRKLKFVQKMKDELDKLEESLFDL, encoded by the coding sequence GTGAATTACTTTGAGTTATTTCAGATCCCGATCTCGTTGAACCTTGATACGGCGCAACTAGCGGTTCGTTATCGTGAACTGCAAAGACAGTTTCATCCGGATAATGTCGCAGCGCAGGCCGACGCGATTAAGCTGGAAGCGATGCAGCAAAGTGTCGAAATCAACAGCGCCTATAATACGTTAAAATTACCGCTGGCTCGGGCGGAATATATACTGGTATTACAGGGTATTGATCTGCGTCATGAGCAACAAACCGTCAAAGATACCGCTTTTTTGATGGAACAACTGGAATGGCGCGAAGAGCTCGATGATCTGCAACACCAACCTGATGAAGCCGCAATCACTGGTTTTCTGGTCAGAGTGAAACAGTATTATCAACGTTATTTTTTGTCGCTGGAGCAGCAAATCGCCGCAGCTCAATATTACGAAGCGGCAGAAACCCTGCGTAAATTGAAGTTTGTTCAGAAAATGAAGGATGAGCTGGACAAGCTGGAAGAGTCACTCTTTGATTTATAA
- the iscU gene encoding Fe-S cluster assembly scaffold IscU yields MAYSEKVIDHYEHPRNVGSFDKNDPNVATGMVGAPACGDVMKLQLKVNEQGIIEDAKFKTYGCGSAIASSSLVTEWVKGKTLDEAQAIKNTDIAEELALPPVKIHCSILAEDAIKAAIADYKHKKGLV; encoded by the coding sequence ATGGCTTACAGTGAAAAAGTTATTGATCATTACGAACACCCGCGCAATGTTGGTTCCTTCGATAAAAATGATCCGAATGTTGCAACAGGTATGGTCGGTGCACCCGCTTGTGGTGACGTCATGAAGTTACAATTGAAAGTAAATGAACAAGGTATCATTGAAGATGCCAAGTTTAAGACTTATGGTTGTGGTTCAGCGATTGCTTCCAGTTCTCTGGTAACCGAATGGGTTAAGGGCAAAACGCTGGATGAAGCGCAAGCAATCAAGAACACGGATATTGCTGAAGAATTGGCTTTGCCACCAGTGAAAATCCACTGTTCAATTTTGGCGGAAGATGCCATTAAAGCTGCGATTGCAGACTATAAGCATAAAAAAGGTTTGGTATAA
- a CDS encoding IscS subfamily cysteine desulfurase gives MKLPIYLDYSATCPVDPRVAEKMMQCLTLDGNFGNPASRSHRFGWQAEEAIDEARNNIADLIGADPREIVFTSGATESNNLAIKGAAHFYVKQGKHIITSKTEHKAVLDTCRHLESEGYEVTYLEPQSNGLFTLQQIEAAMRPDTILVSIMHVNNEIGVIQDLAAIGELCRARKILFHVDAAQSAGKVEIDVDAMKIDLLSLSAHKVYGPKGIGALYVRRKPRVRLEAQMHGGGHERGMRSGTLPTHQIVGMGEAFRIAKLEMADESVRIKALRDRLYNGLKDIEQVFVNGSMEHRVAGNLNISFAYVEGESLMMALKDLAVSSGSACTSASLEPSYVLRALGLNDELAHSSIRFSIGRFTTEEEIDYAIGLIRNSIGKLRDLSPLWDMFKEGIDLCKVEWVSH, from the coding sequence ATGAAACTCCCGATTTATCTTGATTATTCAGCAACTTGCCCAGTCGATCCTCGTGTTGCTGAAAAGATGATGCAATGTTTAACGCTGGACGGTAATTTTGGTAATCCAGCATCCCGTTCACACCGCTTTGGTTGGCAGGCGGAAGAAGCCATCGATGAAGCGCGTAATAACATCGCTGATTTGATTGGCGCTGATCCGCGTGAAATCGTCTTCACTTCTGGTGCTACCGAATCGAATAACCTGGCAATTAAAGGTGCAGCCCATTTCTATGTGAAACAGGGTAAACACATTATTACCAGCAAAACCGAACATAAAGCAGTTCTGGATACTTGCCGTCATCTGGAATCTGAAGGCTATGAGGTAACCTACCTTGAGCCGCAATCTAATGGTTTATTTACACTGCAGCAGATTGAAGCGGCGATGCGCCCAGACACTATTCTGGTTAGCATCATGCATGTAAATAACGAAATTGGTGTGATCCAGGATCTGGCTGCAATCGGCGAATTGTGCCGTGCCCGCAAAATTCTGTTCCATGTCGATGCCGCGCAAAGCGCCGGTAAAGTTGAAATCGACGTTGATGCAATGAAAATTGATTTGCTGTCTTTGTCTGCACATAAAGTGTATGGCCCGAAAGGTATCGGTGCGCTGTATGTTCGCCGTAAACCACGTGTTCGTCTGGAAGCTCAGATGCACGGTGGTGGTCATGAGCGTGGCATGCGTTCCGGTACATTGCCAACTCACCAGATCGTTGGGATGGGCGAAGCTTTCCGTATCGCGAAACTGGAAATGGCGGATGAATCTGTTCGTATTAAGGCACTGCGTGATCGTTTATACAACGGCCTGAAAGATATCGAACAAGTTTTTGTTAACGGCTCAATGGAACACCGTGTGGCTGGCAACCTGAACATCAGCTTTGCTTATGTCGAAGGTGAATCGTTGATGATGGCGCTGAAAGATTTAGCGGTTTCATCAGGTTCAGCCTGTACTTCTGCCAGCCTGGAACCATCTTACGTGCTGCGTGCATTAGGTTTGAATGATGAACTGGCGCATAGCTCGATCCGTTTCAGCATCGGTCGTTTTACAACCGAAGAAGAAATTGATTATGCAATTGGTCTGATCCGTAACTCGATTGGTAAGTTACGCGATTTATCACCGTTGTGGGATATGTTTAAAGAAGGGATTGACCTCTGCAAGGTCGAGTGGGTTAGTCACTGA
- the iscA gene encoding iron-sulfur cluster assembly protein IscA: protein MGITLSDSAADRVKRFLTNRGKGVGLRLGVKTSGCSGMAYVLEFVDEVNGEDQVFDDKGVKVIIDAKSLAYLDGTELDFVKEGLNEGFKFNNPNVKDACGCGESFTV, encoded by the coding sequence ATGGGTATTACATTATCGGACTCAGCCGCAGATCGCGTAAAACGGTTTCTCACTAATCGCGGCAAAGGCGTAGGCTTGCGCCTTGGCGTGAAAACTTCCGGCTGTTCCGGTATGGCCTACGTTCTCGAATTCGTTGACGAAGTGAACGGTGAAGATCAGGTGTTTGATGATAAAGGTGTCAAAGTCATTATTGATGCTAAAAGTCTCGCCTATCTGGACGGCACTGAACTGGATTTTGTTAAAGAAGGGTTGAATGAAGGCTTTAAATTCAACAACCCTAACGTGAAAGATGCCTGTGGTTGCGGTGAAAGTTTCACCGTTTAA